The nucleotide sequence TTTTGACAGAATAGTTTTTATTATGTCTACATACGATACAACACTTACAGGAACCTTAtagaaaaatcaattttgtgTTGGGGTTTGTACATAAACAGTCAAATCTATTTTCAACTTTATTTTACCAGAGGTATCCAGAATTGACATTCTTCCACTTGGTTTATTTTTGGAGGGGTCGCTTATAAGGCAGGTGTCAGAGGGGACCAAATTTTGAGTTTGAGAGCTCActtcatacatttttgtgaCTTTTGGATGCAAAATAGCCACCAAATTTCTGTATCAATTGTATAAAAGCCCACATTGATTTCCAAAATTTCTACATTGATTAAGTATCTGCTTTCTCTTTACTGtttgaaaaaagacaaacaataacaaaaactttATTTCCATTACATAGGTAATCGCAGCCAATAGCAAATTAGAAATCAACGTTAAAGTCCATTTTTCGCTAGCTTGCTGACATTgatttgctagctagctagtgaaacATCCTGCATTGGAATCGATAGGTAATAACTTAACAAGTTAGCTTAATATCTCTAACTTTAACAAATGGTTATATTAAATTTATGGTTATTCCAAAAATTATGAAGTAAAAATTCTGTAAATCAACCCTGATTCCTGGAGCAGCACTGAGAAAGACTCAGAGTCAGTCAGCAGGGCAAGTAATAGAATATTGAACATTTCAAACAATAAGTCATACGAGTACAAGTctaaaaaattaacattcctTAGTACTGGTAATTTCAGTATTAATGTGTAGCCTGTACCATTGCCATTGCTTGGGAACCATTTGGAAATTGATTGTTATCAGTGAATGTTGACCAATCTTAATGCCTTTTCAGGTGAACCCTCATCGCCCGTCTGCAGGAGGTGAAACGGACTCTTCGATATGGGCGTCAAAACATTTACTCACAGTTCCCCCACCCACAGCCAGGAGATGCTGGAGAAGCTCAACGCCTTGCGCAACGAGGGCCACTTCTGCGACGTGACCATCCGCGTGCAGGACAAGATCTTCATGGCGCACAAGGTGGTGCTGGCCTGCTGCAGCGAGTTCCTGCGTGCCAAGTTGGCGGGGTTGCCAGACGGGACCGACAAGTTTGTGCTGGACTTGCACCACGTGACCGTGAGCGGCTTCACCCCCCTGCTGGAGTACGCCtacacctccaccctctccatCAGCACAGAGAACATCATCGATGTTCTGGCGGCCGCCAGCTACATGCAGATGTTCGCCGTGGCCAGCACCTGCTCCGAGTTCATGAAGTCCAGCATCCTGTGGAACGCCGGGGCCTCTGCTGCAGCTCAAGAGAAGGTTCAGGAAACTGCGGGCCCCCCCGATGGCCCCACGGGCCGCGCCCTGACGCCCCTGGAGGGCAGCCTGTCTCCGGTCTCGTCTGAGTGCAGCGTAGCGGAGCGGCCCGGCCCCCTCCTCCCGCTGGCAAGCGGGCGGGAGTCACGCCGCAAGAGGCGGAGTTTCGTTGTCATGTCACCCGAGAGCCCGCTCAGCAAGTGCAGTGGCGGTGGGCGGGCGGGCTCCCCACAAGCTCCCAACCCCTTGCCCTCCTCCTTCGCTGAGACTGCCGTTCCTCCAGTTGACTCCTCCTCCCTGGCCTTCCCCTGGACCTTCCCCTTTGGGATTGATCGGCGCTTCCAGTCAGAGAAACCCGCCAAACTTCCCGGGAGCCCTCATGGTGGCCTGGAGCAGGCTCGGCCCTCCGACGTGGCCCGAGGGCTGGCCGACTATCTCGCCTGCGAGGGCCCAAAGGCAGTGGCGTCCCCGCTGGAGGCCGAGGAGGACGTGCGGGTGAAAGTGGAGCGGCTGAGCGATGAGGAGGTGCACGAGGAGGCCTCTCAGGCTGTCAGCGCCTCCCAGAGCTCCCTTAGCGACCAACAGACCGTTCCTGGCAGCGAGCAAGTCCAGGAGGAGCTCCTAATCAGTCCACAGTCCTCCTCCATAGGTTTGTCTTCTCCCATGATGTCAGTTACCCAGGTCTGATGTCACTTCCTACATTGTGTCCAATGTCACTTCCTTCTTGATGTCACTTTCTTTATCAGTGTCTGATGTTACTTCCTTTTTACTGTCATCACACAAATATTTGCATGAAAGCTGGACAGAAATACTCAAAAAGCCAGCAGCTTGGAAGTGATGTATTCTGAAGGGTTGTTCATTTTGTCATGATCTGACAAATAGAAGAGGCCAGCTTTTGTATTTTTAGTCAGAATGCTGGTAGATGGTTTAGCAAACCGTTTACAGGACAAAGGGAATGTGGTGTTATGTTGTGTTTCATGTATAGGCTGGTAAAGCACTTACTATTCTTGTCTGTAATTAATGGGAAAATAAGCAAAGCCTATCAATTGACAAGTAAGCATACCACAGTTCTGCACTGAGGTTAAGTGTAGCCAATATGTTTTCTCCTGGCCTGTTGGTAATGTTCTGGTACCCTGGGATATGTTGAGGGGTTTTTTGgctcttttgtatttttgtgtttacacTAAAAAGTCTGAGAAGGCGGAATGCAAAAGTGTGTTTAGATTTATCATGTACTCATCGTCTGTGTGCCACAGGTTCAATTGATGAAGGAGTTGCTGAAGGGTTGCCGTCAATTCAGGGTACATCCAATTCTGCAGGCCACGCGGAAGACGATGAGAGGTAATGGGCTTACCTTCTATTGCAGGCATGTGGCCTCTGTACCCATCTCATTATATCCCCAGTTTAAGGCCAAAAGGTGGTTACTTAGCCTGTCAAATGTCTCAATCCATGAGGGCATTATTACCCATGAATGTTGGCGTGTGTGGAgtcatatactgtagctttgaCCTGCCTGGGTCGGGTGCATCTAAGGAGATACCCTACCCAAACATCGAAATATCATGATGTTCACTGACATTCGGTATTCCCAGGCTTTCTAGATGGtgttttgtaataaataaataaaatattctattaaaaaaatactgaaataagaGCTTTAGTTCAAACTTATGGGACTCAGAGGTCCACAAACTGCATGGTAAAGTTACACTTGAACAGCATCAAAATTCCCTTATACAGACTTTACTGTATCTCGTTTTGTCATGTGATGCCATGATAGTTTAATATGGAATAATaatgaacagaataaagcaaatatatattttgaaaagcatGTTCTGTTTGCAATTAAGAATTTTGTTGGTAAGCCGTTGTATAAGCGGGACAGTGTCCAAGGGACATTACGAAAGCGTCTTTCTAGTACCCCAACCGGGTTGCTGattattaaaattcagtttggttttaaGTCAATGTTCTCACAGCATGTTTGTTATCattgatagctagctagccgacTACTGAATGATATTCAAAACAGAACCTAAACTACACCGTCAAGCTGTAACTATGCTAGCTACTCTATATGCAGTCATTCATGGACATCAAGTTGCAAGTATGATATTGTAACTGTTGGCTTGCTTGCTCTTAaaaattttcactttatttatcGAGTCAGACTAGCATGAGTATTAATTTAGAATGCTGATTGGACTTTTGCAGGTGCTACTTCATAGCCAGGCATTTATAGAAAAAAATTCACTGCCAGTCAGAATTGAGTATTTAGCCAAACCTTTGTGTATTGGTATTGTGGGAATTCAATTTTTGTGAATTTCGAATAAAAGAGGTTGGAAATGGCATAGCAATGACACAATACCTTAGTACAATTAGCCACTCCAAATGGAATGGGGAGGCAAATGAAGCTTACCTTTCTGTccgaaaaataataaataaatacaaaaatgtaaaaaatgcttttttgctCTCAGCAGACGATagtgcaaacacacagagcatgatGTGTAATACCCTAAGATTTTGACAAATTACTACCAGATGTAGGTAGGAAAAACTGCTCTTCTGTTGTGAAAAGAATATGCATTGATTGCTTTTCATATGCTGTATTGATGCCCTTGGCTCCTTGTCACAATCTGTATGAGTTCAGTATGAATTGTCTATACATTCCAGGGTACTCCCACAAGTCAAGAAAATCAGGTTGTCAGCGTGATGCCAAATCAAGCTGGTTAGGTCACTACTACTCAGATATATTTGACTACATATGGGGGTTAACTAATTGTAGTCAGAGGCttgtttatttgtattcagtgtgagtgtatataaGAATGCAAGAAAATAAGAATACTCATTGATGAGAATTTTCAGTCCACCTAGAAATGtcaatgaaaaagaaacatagTTTGAGTGATGATGATTTCAAACATATATAATGTGATTTTGATGCAGGGGTGGGGTTGGTCATGAAACTGATAACTAATATTACGTAGTTAACACAGtatctgttgttttgttttttttcttcccccaggTTGGAAAATGTTCAGTACCCCTACCACCTTTATATAAGCCCCTCAGCAAGGCCTGGCACCAATGGACCAGACAGGCCTTTTCAGTGTCCCACATGTGGAGTCAGGTTCACACGCATCCAGAACCTAAAGCAGCACATGCTAATCCACTCAGGTGAGTTACTCACAGGCTCTGAAATGGGCTCTAGAAGAAAAGGGCTgtggacccccttttgcctccagaacagcctgaattcttcacGGCATGGATTCAGCAAGGTGGTGTGCTGTCTCGATGGCATCACACAGTTCCCGCTTATTTTTCACCACGCATTCATGCTGCGAACCCCAagtccacctcatcccaaaggtgctctgatggattgagatctggggactgtgcggGCCATtagagtaaactgaagtcactgtcatgttcgtGGAACCTGCTTGAGATTATGCATGTTGTGGCACGTTATCCTACTGGaggtatccatttgaaaaagggtagactgtggccaatctggccataaagggatgaacatggtcagcaacaatgcgtAGTGATGCTGTGACTTTCAAATGATGCTGAAATTAGTATGAAGTACTAGCAAAGAGGTTGCTCTAGTTTTGATTTGAGCAAAATGGGCAAAGGTGATGTCTTAGTTAGGGTTCTTTTTGGTTTTAACTAAAAAAGTGTGTCATTACTGTCAGACTGTAATCAGTGGAAAAGTGGGTCATGACTATTAATTGTCTTTAATGGTTGTGGATTCTTAATTTAACTTCTCTCAGCATGAGGTTTGGTCCATGTTCTCAAATggttctctgtttttttctctttttagcatttacttaaaaaaaaaaatgttaacgttttggtatattttatatgtatattcaAAGTATTTTGTTCCCGGAAGGGATATTCTTGTGAAGAAAGTCTTTGTATATTTACAAACCCAcgcgctctctctttcttcatctGTCTGACAGGCATAAAACCCTTCCAGTGTGATCGCTGTGGAAAAAAGTTCACACGGGCGTACTCCTTAAAGATGCACCGGCTGAAGCACGAAGGTAAACGCTGTTTCCGGTGCCAGATTTGTAGCGCCACTTTCACTTCCTTCGGTGAATATAAGCACCACATGAGGGTCTCCCGCCACATTATCCGCAAGCCGCGGGTGTACGAGTGCAAAACGTGCGGCGCTATGTTTACCAACTCCGGCAATTTAATCGTACACCTGAGGAGTCTGAACCATGAGGCGTCAGAGCTAGCAAACTACTTCCAGAGCAGGTGAGGAGTCCGGGGAATTAcactctcccctcccttccacACACCCTTCCACAGCACACCAGGCAGAATacactttctttttgttttgtatatttttaaaaactcatgcAAAGTGGCTTGGCTGGTGaaaaccattccatatgttagTGGCGTGTCACTGTGttctttgcatttcatttgtacCTTCTcgatattaatttttttctatgCTACCTTTAGTCTGGTGTGCGTATCTAGCACATACCTGCTAATAAGTTCATACTGATTGGACGTGCCATTGTTTTCTAAATTGTGAAATGGCACAGAACACATGAAGCATTAATATCTGACGTATGATTTTCACTCAGCGCTGTGATACATGTTCAGTTTTTGCCGTTGCTTCTCTCGGATTGGAACGAAGTGGTGTTTTTAAAGGACGTTAGAATGGCTGTGCAGACACAATGGCCGAAGGAACATACTGTTCAGAGACCAGCCAGATTGGGATCCAGCCTGATCTGATAaaccgggggcggagcctcctgTCCCAGAGGGCTCggtgtctgctgctttttggTCCGTTTCAGAACATAAGTGGTTCGCTTAAGGCATTATTTTGGCTaaggagtccacacaccttgtttccaaggcttAAATTGACTTGCttgttgaaaggaaaccacaaaaaaacagactcTCGGGTCCTCCAGGAGCAGAGCTTGACACCCCGAGATGAATAGGCAGTTGCAGCATAGCATTGCGGGCCCTTGCGGACGCATATCTGCCTGATGTACTGTAGAAATAGAGTCTGTCAGGGCCGCAGCCCTGCTGTTTTAGGGGTTGTCATATGGAGACCCAGAGCTACTAGTCACCCAGATCACATGCCTACCCCCCCACTCACAGTGGGGTAGTCATAGCCATCACTCACTGTCACTTTTACTCCAGTGGACAGCCATTTTCCAAGGCTACAGAATTAGAAGGATACTGGAATGAATGCTAAAAAGCAATTGAATGTCAtcatgatgataataataataattattattattattttcattattagaTTGTCTATTGCTTAGAGCAATACATGGCTAATAAGAACCTGGTTATACTGTCTTTTATAGGTTGGTGTTGACAGTTTCACTAACATTCATTGGCCTTATATTCAGTTTCCTCCCATTCTGGCAATATTCAAGAGTAAAAGGTCCTTGAATTTCCaccatgttgtttattttttggagaaTTCATTTTGAAGGGAAGAAATAACGGCTTTTTAGCAGCACCTGCATTTCAGAATCTGATTTTCAGGCTAGACGTTCAGTCTTTGTCACGTGTAACGAATGCGATCCCGTGTTGGCCGGATGTCTCATAATTCACGGTCTACATAGCACCGCTGTTCCAGCGCGGGGCCCATGCTGTGAACACTGAGAAGTGAACACTAATGGGGAACAAAGTGTTTTATGGCCACTGAATAAC is from Anguilla anguilla isolate fAngAng1 chromosome 9, fAngAng1.pri, whole genome shotgun sequence and encodes:
- the LOC118235803 gene encoding zinc finger and BTB domain-containing protein 44-like isoform X2, translating into MGVKTFTHSSPTHSQEMLEKLNALRNEGHFCDVTIRVQDKIFMAHKVVLACCSEFLRAKLAGLPDGTDKFVLDLHHVTVSGFTPLLEYAYTSTLSISTENIIDVLAAASYMQMFAVASTCSEFMKSSILWNAGASAAAQEKVQETAGPPDGPTGRALTPLEGSLSPVSSECSVAERPGPLLPLASGRESRRKRRSFVVMSPESPLSKCSGGGRAGSPQAPNPLPSSFAETAVPPVDSSSLAFPWTFPFGIDRRFQSEKPAKLPGSPHGGLEQARPSDVARGLADYLACEGPKAVASPLEAEEDVRVKVERLSDEEVHEEASQAVSASQSSLSDQQTVPGSEQVQEELLISPQSSSIGSIDEGVAEGLPSIQGTSNSAGHAEDDERLENVQYPYHLYISPSARPGTNGPDRPFQCPTCGVRFTRIQNLKQHMLIHSGIKPFQCDRCGKKFTRAYSLKMHRLKHEVTSSCPTT
- the LOC118235803 gene encoding zinc finger and BTB domain-containing protein 44-like isoform X1 gives rise to the protein MGVKTFTHSSPTHSQEMLEKLNALRNEGHFCDVTIRVQDKIFMAHKVVLACCSEFLRAKLAGLPDGTDKFVLDLHHVTVSGFTPLLEYAYTSTLSISTENIIDVLAAASYMQMFAVASTCSEFMKSSILWNAGASAAAQEKVQETAGPPDGPTGRALTPLEGSLSPVSSECSVAERPGPLLPLASGRESRRKRRSFVVMSPESPLSKCSGGGRAGSPQAPNPLPSSFAETAVPPVDSSSLAFPWTFPFGIDRRFQSEKPAKLPGSPHGGLEQARPSDVARGLADYLACEGPKAVASPLEAEEDVRVKVERLSDEEVHEEASQAVSASQSSLSDQQTVPGSEQVQEELLISPQSSSIGSIDEGVAEGLPSIQGTSNSAGHAEDDERLENVQYPYHLYISPSARPGTNGPDRPFQCPTCGVRFTRIQNLKQHMLIHSGIKPFQCDRCGKKFTRAYSLKMHRLKHEGKRCFRCQICSATFTSFGEYKHHMRVSRHIIRKPRVYECKTCGAMFTNSGNLIVHLRSLNHEASELANYFQSSDFLVPDYLSQVQEEALGHYDLAEHGFESAASVQMPVISQVSSTQNCSAAFPLSPPGPLTDREEEEEDEADAEEAEQAGTPEPKIQPGGRSLGAPEDRLPQEVKEELASTTVE